A single genomic interval of Lacrimispora sphenoides JCM 1415 harbors:
- a CDS encoding superoxide dismutase → MFNQIQLPYAYDALEPHIDALTMETHYSKHHAAYTKNLNDAAQKAGVEDKEITALLSSLDSISDEALRKAIRNNGGGFYNHNLYFSTMSPNGGGQPVGPLKEALEKTFGSFSDFQNQLSGLAAGQFGSGWGWLSANRDGKLILSASANQDNPLMEGGGFVPILGIDVWEHAYYLKYKNLRVDYIKAFFNVVDWKAVASNYENIING, encoded by the coding sequence ATGTTTAATCAAATACAATTACCATACGCATATGACGCTTTAGAACCCCATATTGACGCCCTCACAATGGAGACCCATTATTCCAAGCATCACGCAGCATATACCAAAAATTTAAATGACGCTGCTCAGAAGGCCGGTGTGGAAGACAAAGAAATTACCGCCCTCCTCTCCTCCCTTGACAGCATTTCCGACGAGGCTCTCAGAAAAGCCATACGAAACAATGGCGGTGGTTTTTACAATCATAACCTGTATTTTTCCACCATGAGCCCTAACGGTGGTGGGCAGCCTGTTGGTCCTCTTAAGGAGGCGCTTGAAAAGACTTTTGGCAGTTTTTCTGACTTTCAGAATCAGTTAAGCGGCCTGGCTGCCGGCCAGTTTGGATCCGGTTGGGGCTGGCTGTCGGCAAACCGGGATGGTAAGCTGATCCTTTCCGCCAGTGCCAATCAGGATAACCCCCTCATGGAAGGCGGAGGCTTTGTACCAATTCTTGGCATTGACGTTTGGGAACACGCCTACTACTTAAAATATAAGAATCTCAGAGTTGACTATATAAAAGCTTTTTTCAATGTAGTTGATTGGAAGGCGGTTGCTTCCAACTATGAAAACATTATAAACGGCTAA